The DNA segment GTCGCTGCGGCGGTGCAGGCCATGAGCGCGGCGCTGCCACTGACTCCAGTGACGGATTGGCCGGGCCACGTCGCCCGTTGGATCCCGGCGGCGCTGGCGGCGACGGACAAGGCCGCCTACTACGAGGCGCTGGCAGGGATGGTGCATGCCCTGGGCGACAATCACACCCGGGTGCTGTTCCCCGACGACGTCGCCGCCGCGTGCGGCGACTGCGGCCTGGGGATCCGTCCCGTCGGCGAGCGCTTCCTCGTGGAGCGGGTGGACGATCCGGCGCTGACCGACCGGGTCCGACCCGGCGACGAGATCACCGCCGTGGACGGCCGAGCGCCGGCGGAGCACCTGGCCCGGAACAGCTGGCGGTTCCCGTGGGTGGAGCACGCCGCGCTCCGGCCGGCCGGCTACGCCCGGCGGCGGTTGGCCGCCGACCTGCTGGCCGGCCCCGCGGGCACGATGGTTCAGGTGACCGTGCGCACGCCCGACAGCACCACCGCGGCGCTCACGCTGCGCCGCGACCGGCCGCTCCGCTGCGCTCCGGCCGCGCCCGACGAGCCGCTGGTCACGGCGCGGGAGGTGGCGCCGGGCGTCTGGCGGATCCGGATCCCGCGGTTCGAGGGCGGGGATGTCTACGCCGCCTTCCGCGAGGCGATCGCCCCCATCGATCCGGACCGGACGCGCGGCCTGATCCTGGATCTGCGGGACAACCCGGGCGGCAACTCGGCATACGGCGACGCCATCTTCGCCCACTTCATCGACACGCCGTGCCCCAGCTATCGGCTGGATTACACGCCGGTGTTCGCGCCCACCAAAATCAACGGTCACCACGGACGGCTCCGGCTCTACAGCGAGGGGCCGTCCATCCAGCCGGCCGCCGGTCCCCGCTTCGGCTGCCCGGTGGTGCTGCTGGTGTCGGAACTCACCGCCTCGGCGGCCGAGGACTTTGTCTGTCTGTTCCGCGACCAGGGCCGGGCGCTGCTGGTGGGGCGACCCACGGCGGGCGGGACGGGCAACGGCCACTACGTGGACCTGCCCGGCGGCGGCATGCTGCGGGTGGGACTCAACGTCAGCCTGGCGTACAGCTGGCGGGGCCTGAAGCCCGATGTCAGTCTGGAACCGTCGCCGGCGGACCTGGCCGCCGGCCGCGACGCGGAGCTGGCCCGCGCGCTGGAGCTGCTGCCGGCGGCCGCGCCCGCCGGGCCGTGAAACTTCATCGAACGTTTTCGCCCGCCGCTGCGTACATAGTATTAATCTCATGATGGTCGGAGGCACCATGGTTGCAAAACGCATGTTCGCCCTCACTGCGGCCCTGTTCCTGGCGGCGGGGGGAGGACTGGTATTCGGCGTGGAGAAGGTCATCGAGAAGTCGTTCCCGGCCAGCCCCGGGGCCGAGCTGATCCTGAAATCCGACCGGGGATCCATCCGCGTGGACACGGGCGCGCCCGACACGGTGGCCGTCCGGGTGACGCTGGAAGCCCGGGGGCAGGACAAGGCGGAGAAACTGTTCCGGGAATTCAAGCTCGACTTCCAGCCGCTGGCGGGCGGACTGAAGATCACGGGCGAAGGCCCCGAGCAGGCATGGAAATTCTGGAACTGGGGCTCGGACAATCTGAACGTTCGTTATGAGATCACCGTGCCGAAGGAGTACCGGGTGAACCTGAGCACCGGCGGCGGCAGCATCGCCGTGTCGGATCTCGACGGTGAGGTGGTCTGCGACACCTCCGGCGGCAGCATCAAGCTGGGCTGGATCGACGGCCGGGTCCACGCCCGCACCTCCGGCGGCAGCATCAGCGTCGAAGGCGGCGCAGCCGACATGGACGTCGAGACCTCCGGCGGCGGCATCCGCATCGGCGACACGGACGGCAAGGTCCGCGCCCACACCTCGGGCGGCAGCATCCGCCTGGGCGCCTGCCGCGGTCCGGTGGACGCCGACACCTCCGGCGGCAGCATCACCGTGGAGGAGGTGCTGGGCGAGGTGTCGGCCACCACATCGGGCGGCTCGGTCAAGGCGACCATCACCCGCCAGCCAAAGGGCGACTGCCGTCTCGAGACCTCCGGCGGCAGTGTCACCGTCTACCTCGCGCCCTCGGTGCGGATGGGCGTCAGCGGCCACGCCAGCGGCGGCGGTGTCCACGTCAACGTCCCCTTCGAAGGGGATATCGACGACGACACCATCGAAGGGAAAATCAACGGCGGCGGCCCGAAGCTGCTGCTGAGCACGTCCGCCGGCTCGGTGAACGTGCTGAAGTACGCCGCGGAATCCGGTGCGGACGCCGCACCGAAGAGCGGGACGAAATCCAAGCCGAAGGCCGAGAAGAACTGACCGGCCTCCAGCGGCCATCCCCATCCGGCCGGACCGGGCGCCTCGACGTGGGGCGTCCGGCCCGGTCTTGACTTTCCCGCCGGATGAGTCCATAACAGGTCAGCCTGCGGACCCGCCGGTCCGCGGCGTGAATCCCCGGGGAGAACGCAGTGACCGAAACCGGCCAACCCCCTGTCGAACCGCCGGCCGCTCTGCGCTGCCGCCGTCTGGTGAAGCGCTACCCAGGCGTGCTGGCTGTGGACTGCCTCGACCTGGAGGTGCGCGCCGGCGAGAGCTTCGGCCTGCTGGGGCCCAACGGCGCCGGCAAGACCACCACCATGGAAATCCTGGAAGGGCTCACCCTGGCCGACGCCGGCGACGTGGAGGTGCTGGGGCGGCACTGGGGGCGGGGCGGCGACCCCGCGCTTCGGGCCCGGCTGGGCGTCCAGCTCCAGACCGCCCAGTTGCCGGAGAAGCTCACCGTGTTCGAGGTGGTGCGGCTGTTCGCCAGCTTCTACCCGGCGGGCGGTGACGTGGAGGCAATGATCCGCACCGTGGAACTGGCCGAGAAGCGCGCGGCCCGCGTGGGCAAGCTCTCCGGCGGACAGCGCCAGCGCCTGGCCCTGGCCTGCGCGCTGGTGGGCGATCCCGAATTGCTCTTCCTCGACGAGCCCACCACCGGCCTCGACCCGCAGGCGCGTCTCAAGTTCTGGGAGCTGATCGAGGCGTGCCACGCCCGGGGCAAGACGATCCTGCTCACCACCCATTACATGGAGGAGGCGGCGCGGCTGTGCGACCGCGTGGCCATCATGGACCACGGCCACGTCATCGCGCTGGGGAGCCCCGCGGAACTGGTGGCCGCGCTCGATGCCGAGCAGATCGTGGAGTTCGCGGCCGACGCCGAGCTCGAGGCGCCGGCGCTGGCGGCGCTGCCGGGCGTGAGCGCCGCCGCGCGCCGCGACGGTGCCTGGCGTCTCAGCGTGCGGGACATGGGCGCGGCGCTGCCGGCGCTCCTGGCCGAACTGGCGCGGCGGGGGGCCGCGCTCAACCGGCTGGCCACCCACCAGGCCACCCTCGAGGACGTGTTCGTCCACCTCACCGGCCGGGAGCTGCGCGATGGCTGAGCCCGCCGTCACCCCGACCGGAACCCGCCGCCGGTTCCACCCCCTGGCGGAGCTCACCCGCGCCCGGATCCTGGAGTTCGTCCGGGAGCCGGAGTCTATGTTCTGGGTGTTCGTCTTCCCGGTGCTGCTGGCGCTGGCGCTGGGGATCGCCTTCCGCACCCAGCCCGTGGAGAAATTCCGCGTGGCGGTGGAGACGGGTTCCGCCGGCGCTTCTCGACTGCTGGAACTGCTGCGGGCGGCGCCCGGCCTGGACGTGGCGGCGCTGGACGCGGCCGAAGCCGGTCGGGCCTTGCGCACCGGCCGCGTGGACTTGGTGATCGTGCCCGGCGCCGGGCCGGCGCCCGGCGACACGCCGTCGTGGACCTTCCGCTACGACCCGACCCGAGGCGAGAGCCGCAACGCCCGCCTGGCCGCCGACGACGCCCTGCAGCGGGCCCTGGGCCGGCGCGATCCGGCCGTCGCCGGCGAGGAACCGGTCGTCCAGCCCGGCGCGCGCTACATCGACTTCCTGATCCCCGGACTGGTGGGGCTCAACCTGATGGGGAGCGGCCTGTGGGGGATCGGCTTCACCGTGGTCCAGCTCCGGACGCAGAAGCTGCTGAAGCTCTTCGCCGCCACGCCCATGCGCCGGCCCCACTTCCTGCTGTCGTTCATCCTGTCGCGGTTGCTCATGCTGGTGGGTGAGCTGGCGACGCTCATCGGCTTCGGCTGGCTGCTCTTCGACGTGCGGGTGCACGGGTCGTGGCTGGACCTGGCCGTGCTGTCGCTGCTGGGGTCGCTGGCGTTCGCCGGCATCGGGCTGCTGGTGGCGGCGCGCCCCCGGACCATCGAGAGCGTGTCCGGTTGGATGAACCTGGTGATGCTCCCCATGTGGATCTTTTCGGGGGCGCTCTTCTCGTACGCCCGCTTCCCCGAGGCGGTCCAGCCGTATCTGCGGCTCCTGCCGCTCACCGCGCTCAACGACGCGCTGCGGCTGGTCATCAACGAGGGCCGGCCGCTGTACGCCGGCTGGTTCGAACTGACCGTCCTGGCCGCCTACACCGTGATCTCCTTCGTCCTCGCCCTGCGCTTCTTCCGGTGGCAGTGAGCGAACGGTGCATCGGTGAATGGGTGAATCGGGAGACGAGAGACGGGAGAAGGTCGCCGGACAGAACGAACGTTCAACCATCTGCCATCCACTATCCACCATCGACTATTAACTGATTGCAAACCTGCGAATCTTCAAACCTGCACACTGTGAAACCTGCAAACAGCTCGCTGACGATCACGGTTACGTATTCTGATTACGTGCACGAACCATCAACGCCCAGCCGCATGGGCGGGCGGCGGCCGTAGGTGAGCCAGCGCCAGAACCACTCGGCCGGACCGAAGCGGAAGTGCCTCAGCCAGATCGGGCTGTACCAGAGCTGGACCGCCCAGATCGCGACGACGAAGCCCATGAGGGGAAACCGGGGGACCGCGCCGAAGAGCCCGAAGCCGTAACCGTAAAAGATGGTGGTGGCGATGACGGTCTGGGCCAGGTAGTTGGTGAGCGCCATCCGGCCCACCGCGGCCAGGCGCCGCTGCAGGGTCGACCAGACGCCGACCTGGTACAGCCGCATGATCAGCCCCACGTGGCCCAGCGCCACCAGCAGACTCCCCACCTCGTTGAAGTGCCCCGCCGCCAGGAACTGGTGGATGAAATCGAAGCGGGTGCGGAACAGGTCCCACATTCCCAGCCCCACGAGGGGAAAGCCCAACCCGTATCCGACCAGCATCAGCCGCCGGTAGAAGCCGGGTGACCGCCGGGCGCTGAACACATCGAGCTTCATCAGGGCCATGCCGATGAGCATGATCCCGCCAAGGCGCCAGGTGAAATACATGAGGGTCATGAAGATCTGCATCTGGAGCACGTTGGGGGCGCGTTCCATGAAGAGCCCGCTCCAGGAGCCGCGGTGAACCTGGATCTGCCGTTGGAGTTCAGCGGGCGGCGGCTCGAACTGCTGCCGGAGCTCCGGCCAGGTCTCCGCCATCGCCTGCTGGAACTCCGTGAGCGTGCGGCCGGCGGCCTGGGCCGTTGCGGCCTCCTGCGCGGTCTTCCGGGCGAGCATGAAAAATCCGCCCATGGCGGTGTAGGACAGCATGGCCATCAGGATCAGGGCTGCGCCGACGGTGATGAGCCGGCGGGGGGCGACGCGCCGGAACAAAAAGAGCAGCATGCCGCAGAGGGCGTAGTTGTACAGGATGTCGCCGTACCAGAACAAGTAGGCGTGCAACAGGCCGAACGCCAGGAGCACCAGTACCCGCCGGTAGTACACGCCGCCGAGTTTCACGCCCCGGGTGGCGGAGCGCTGGTCCAGGAGCACCAGCCCGGCGCCGAAGAGCATGGAGAAGATGGTCATCATCTTCTGATCGAACAGCAGGTGGGTGACGATCCACGTCCACATGTCGGCGCCCGTGTTGCCGCCCCAGACCAGCGGGTTGAAGTACGCCGCCATGGGCAGGGCGAAGGCGTAGATGTTCATCACCAGGATGCCGAGCACAGCCACGCCGCGCAGGACATCCACGGCGGCCAGGCGCTCCGGTGCGGCCACCGGTTCGAGCCGGAACGGAACGGCCGGCCGATCGGGCGCCGGCGCGACGGCATCCGGGACAGGTTCCGTTGGCGCGGCATCCGGAGGACAGACGGACTCATTCATGCGCGACCTCCCCATTGCTGTGGCAGATGATGCAGACCCTGTTTGCGGACCAGCGGTTTTCTTTCAGCGGCCGCAACCGCCGCCGCGCTATTCGGCCGCCTTGATCTCGTCCCAGACCTTCGTGTAGAGCGCGTTGGCGGCGCCGAGGTCGTCGATCACCTCGCAGCGGGCCCGGATCGCCTCCGGCACGAACACCGCCGGGTCGTTCCGCAGCTCCGCGTCGAGCTTCGGGTAGCAGGCGGCGTTGGGGCAGAGGTAGCGGATGAAGTTGGTGTTCTCCGCGGCCACCGCCGGATCGTGCAGGAAGTTGATGAACGCGTGCGCCAGCTCCGCCTGCGGCGCACCGGCGGGGATCACCAGGTCGTCGCAGGCGATGGACGTGCCCTCGCGGGGGATGACGAAGGCGATGTCGTCGTTCTCCGCCTGCACCTGGAAGATGTCGCCGCTGTAGCCGTGCACCAGGAGGAACTCGCCCGAGGCCAGGCCGGTCTTGTATTGCTCGTTCTCGAACTTGGCCAGATGCCGCTTCCAGCGGATGACCACGGCCTGGGCTTCCGCCAACTGCTCCTCGTCGGTGGTGTTCAGGGAGTAGCCGAGGAATTTGAGCGCGCCGCCGATGCTTTCGCGCATGTCGTTGAGCATGGTGGCGCGGCCGGCCAGGTCGGTCCGGTCGAAGACGCCCCAACTGGGCTCGACGTCGGCGAGCTTGCTCTTGAGGTAGGCGATGCCGGTGGTGGTGAGCATGTACGGCACGCTGTGGTGCATTCCGGGATCCAACGCCACTTTGAGGTACGCCTGGTCGATGTGGCGGAGGTTGGGGAGCCGGGTGTGGTCCAGCGCCAGCAGCATGGCCTGCTTGTGCATGACCTTGACCATGTAGCTCGAGGGGGTGATCAGGTCGTAGCCGCCCCCGCCGGCCTTGAGCTTGGCGTACATCGCCTCGTTGGAGTCAAACGTGTCGATTTGCACCCGGCAGCCGTACTCCGCTTCAAAGCGCTGGACGAGCTCGGGCTTGACGTAGTCGGCCCAGGTGTAGACGTGGAGCACCGGCGTCTCCCGCGTGCACGCAGGCGCCAGCAGCAGGGCGGCGGCCAAGGCGGCCGCGGACAGAATGCGGAAGGTTGCGCTCATCGGTTTTCCTCCGTCAGGCGGCGGCTCAGCCACACCGCGGCGAACGTCGCCGCCAGCAGCAGCGTGGACAGCGCGTTGATCACGGGGGGCGAGCCGTGCTTGATCATACTGTAAATCTGGATGGGCAGGGTGGTGGAACCCGGCCCGGCGACGAAAAAGGTGATCACGAAGTCGTCCACCGACAGCGTGAACGCCAGCAGCGCGCCGGCAACAATGCCCGGCGCCAGCAGCGGCAACAGCACGCGCCGCACGGTGGTCCACCAGCCGGCGCCAAGGTCCTGGGCCGCCTCCACCACCGCCCAGTCGAAGTCCTGCAGCCGGCCCAGCACCACCAGGGCGACATAGCTGACGCAGAAGGTGATGTGGGCCAGGGTGATGGTGCCGAGCCCGAGCGGCATCCGCAGTGCGGCGAAAAAGAAGAGCAAGCTGATGCCCATGAGGATCTCGGGCACCACCAACGGGATGTAGATCAGGGTGAAGTGGACGCGCTGGAGCCGGCTCTGCCAGCGGTGCAGGGCAAAGGCGGCCAGAGTGCCCAGCACCACCGAGGCGGCGGTAGCCGCCACGGCTACGACGAGGGTGTTCTGCAGCGCCTCCCAGATTTCGCGGTGGGTGAACAGCCGCTCGTACCAACGCAGCGACCAGCCGCCCCAGGTGCTGCCGAAGCGGGAGGCGTTGAACGAGTTGATCACCAGCACCAGAATGGGCAGGTAGAAGAAGGCCAGCACGGCATACGTGACCACGATGGGAAAGCGGCTCCGGGTCACAGCCCCTCCTCGTCGGTCGGCGCCCGCCGCCGTCCGCGCGCTTGCAACACGAGCACCGCCGCCATGGGCAGCAGCACGCCCAGGGTGAGCAGCGCCGCCAGCGCGCCGGCGTGGGGCAGGTTGCGGTCCACGAACACGCGCTGGGCGATCTTGTTGCCGATCATCTCGGAGGTGGGGCCGCCCACGAGATCGGGGATGACGTACGTGCCCAGCGCCGGGATGAGCACCACCAGCACCGCGGTGAGCACGCCGCGGCGGATGCCCGGCACGAACACGCGCAAGAACGCCTGGAAGCGGCCGGCGCCGAGGTCCCGCGCCGCCTCGAGGAGCTGGAAGTCGAACTTCTCCGCCGCGGCGTACACCGGCAGGATGGCGAACGGCAGGCAGGTGTACACCATGACCAGCAGCACCGCCGGCGGGTGGTACAGCAGGGCGGCGTCGGCGGACACCAGGCGGAGGCAGGCCAGCGCCTGCTTGAAGAGCCCGTCAGGGTGGAGCAGCACCTTCCAGGCGAAGATGCGGATGAGGAAGCTCGTCCAGAACGGCACCACCACCAGCAGCAGCAGCGTCTGGCGCCAGCGCCCGGGCGCCCGGGCGATGTAGTAGCCGGTGGGCAGCGCCAGGAACAGGCAGATCGCGGTGGTGAGCAGGCTGAACAGCACGGTCCGCGCGGCGATGATGACGTAGTGCGGGGCCGCCAGTGCGCGCACGTGGTCCAGCGTCCAGCCTGCGCCGATGCCGCCGAACGGGTCGGCCGGCCGCAGGCTGATGGCGAAGATGAGCACGGTGGGCAGGAGGAACAACACCGCCAGCCAGCCCATGGGCGGCAGCGTCACGAGCCACTCGGGCAGCCGGTCGCGCAGGTGGCGGCTCACGGTGCGTCCTCGCCTGCGGGCGCATCGTCGGGCACGTCGCCGATCTTTTCCGGCGGGCGTTCCACCAGGCGGGCGTCCGCCTCGCTGAAGCGCTCCAGCATGTAGCCGTCATCGGCGTGCCACGAGATCCAGACCGTCTCGCCCCAGACGATGGGCCGCTCGTCGAGCAGGAAGCGGCTGTGCTGGCGGTGAACGGCCAGCCGGTGGCCGTCCACGCGCACCCAGTACTTGGTCATGGCGCCGAGGTAGATCACGTCGTCCACCCGCCCCTGGTAGGCGTTGATGGACGGCTTGGCGGCGGGCGCCTCGCGGGCGATGTGGAGCTTCTCGGGCCGGACGCTCAGGAACACGGGCTGGTCGGGGCCGATCTGCTTGTCGTTGAAGCAGCGCACGTCGGCGAAGCCGTCGATGGCCAGCCGGCAGTAATCGCCGTCGAGCCCGGCGACGCGGCCCTCGAAGAAGTTGGTGTCGCCGATGAACGCGGCGACGAAGGAGCTGCGTGGCGCTTCGTAGATCTCCGCCGGCGTGCCGGTCTGCAGAACGCGGCCGCGGTCCATGACCGCGATCCGATCGCTCAGGCTCATCGCCTCGCCCTGGTCATGGGTGACGTAGAGGAAAGTGATACCCACCTGGTCGTGGATCAGGTCCAGCTCCATGAGCATCCGCTGGCGGAGCTTCAGGTCCAGCGCCGCCAGCGGCTCGTCCAGCAGCAGCACCGACGGCTGGTT comes from the Acidobacteriota bacterium genome and includes:
- a CDS encoding ABC transporter permease; its protein translation is MGWLAVLFLLPTVLIFAISLRPADPFGGIGAGWTLDHVRALAAPHYVIIAARTVLFSLLTTAICLFLALPTGYYIARAPGRWRQTLLLLVVVPFWTSFLIRIFAWKVLLHPDGLFKQALACLRLVSADAALLYHPPAVLLVMVYTCLPFAILPVYAAAEKFDFQLLEAARDLGAGRFQAFLRVFVPGIRRGVLTAVLVVLIPALGTYVIPDLVGGPTSEMIGNKIAQRVFVDRNLPHAGALAALLTLGVLLPMAAVLVLQARGRRRAPTDEEGL
- a CDS encoding DUF418 domain-containing protein, which produces MNESVCPPDAAPTEPVPDAVAPAPDRPAVPFRLEPVAAPERLAAVDVLRGVAVLGILVMNIYAFALPMAAYFNPLVWGGNTGADMWTWIVTHLLFDQKMMTIFSMLFGAGLVLLDQRSATRGVKLGGVYYRRVLVLLAFGLLHAYLFWYGDILYNYALCGMLLFLFRRVAPRRLITVGAALILMAMLSYTAMGGFFMLARKTAQEAATAQAAGRTLTEFQQAMAETWPELRQQFEPPPAELQRQIQVHRGSWSGLFMERAPNVLQMQIFMTLMYFTWRLGGIMLIGMALMKLDVFSARRSPGFYRRLMLVGYGLGFPLVGLGMWDLFRTRFDFIHQFLAAGHFNEVGSLLVALGHVGLIMRLYQVGVWSTLQRRLAAVGRMALTNYLAQTVIATTIFYGYGFGLFGAVPRFPLMGFVVAIWAVQLWYSPIWLRHFRFGPAEWFWRWLTYGRRPPMRLGVDGSCT
- a CDS encoding ABC transporter permease — encoded protein: MAEPAVTPTGTRRRFHPLAELTRARILEFVREPESMFWVFVFPVLLALALGIAFRTQPVEKFRVAVETGSAGASRLLELLRAAPGLDVAALDAAEAGRALRTGRVDLVIVPGAGPAPGDTPSWTFRYDPTRGESRNARLAADDALQRALGRRDPAVAGEEPVVQPGARYIDFLIPGLVGLNLMGSGLWGIGFTVVQLRTQKLLKLFAATPMRRPHFLLSFILSRLLMLVGELATLIGFGWLLFDVRVHGSWLDLAVLSLLGSLAFAGIGLLVAARPRTIESVSGWMNLVMLPMWIFSGALFSYARFPEAVQPYLRLLPLTALNDALRLVINEGRPLYAGWFELTVLAAYTVISFVLALRFFRWQ
- a CDS encoding ABC transporter ATP-binding protein, producing the protein MSALLELQDVAKAFGRVRAVDGVSLTLDRGEFFSLLGPSGCGKTTLLRIIAGFETPDAGRVLLNGRDITALPPNRRPVNTIFQSYALFPHLTVRDNIAFGLRVARRTRREIDDAVDRMLALIQMEGHAHKKPDQISGGQKQRVAVARALVNQPSVLLLDEPLAALDLKLRQRMLMELDLIHDQVGITFLYVTHDQGEAMSLSDRIAVMDRGRVLQTGTPAEIYEAPRSSFVAAFIGDTNFFEGRVAGLDGDYCRLAIDGFADVRCFNDKQIGPDQPVFLSVRPEKLHIAREAPAAKPSINAYQGRVDDVIYLGAMTKYWVRVDGHRLAVHRQHSRFLLDERPIVWGETVWISWHADDGYMLERFSEADARLVERPPEKIGDVPDDAPAGEDAP
- a CDS encoding spermidine/putrescine ABC transporter substrate-binding protein — encoded protein: MSATFRILSAAALAAALLLAPACTRETPVLHVYTWADYVKPELVQRFEAEYGCRVQIDTFDSNEAMYAKLKAGGGGYDLITPSSYMVKVMHKQAMLLALDHTRLPNLRHIDQAYLKVALDPGMHHSVPYMLTTTGIAYLKSKLADVEPSWGVFDRTDLAGRATMLNDMRESIGGALKFLGYSLNTTDEEQLAEAQAVVIRWKRHLAKFENEQYKTGLASGEFLLVHGYSGDIFQVQAENDDIAFVIPREGTSIACDDLVIPAGAPQAELAHAFINFLHDPAVAAENTNFIRYLCPNAACYPKLDAELRNDPAVFVPEAIRARCEVIDDLGAANALYTKVWDEIKAAE
- a CDS encoding ABC transporter ATP-binding protein, translating into MTETGQPPVEPPAALRCRRLVKRYPGVLAVDCLDLEVRAGESFGLLGPNGAGKTTTMEILEGLTLADAGDVEVLGRHWGRGGDPALRARLGVQLQTAQLPEKLTVFEVVRLFASFYPAGGDVEAMIRTVELAEKRAARVGKLSGGQRQRLALACALVGDPELLFLDEPTTGLDPQARLKFWELIEACHARGKTILLTTHYMEEAARLCDRVAIMDHGHVIALGSPAELVAALDAEQIVEFAADAELEAPALAALPGVSAAARRDGAWRLSVRDMGAALPALLAELARRGAALNRLATHQATLEDVFVHLTGRELRDG
- a CDS encoding ABC transporter permease, whose product is MTRSRFPIVVTYAVLAFFYLPILVLVINSFNASRFGSTWGGWSLRWYERLFTHREIWEALQNTLVVAVAATAASVVLGTLAAFALHRWQSRLQRVHFTLIYIPLVVPEILMGISLLFFFAALRMPLGLGTITLAHITFCVSYVALVVLGRLQDFDWAVVEAAQDLGAGWWTTVRRVLLPLLAPGIVAGALLAFTLSVDDFVITFFVAGPGSTTLPIQIYSMIKHGSPPVINALSTLLLAATFAAVWLSRRLTEENR
- a CDS encoding DUF4097 domain-containing protein — protein: MVAKRMFALTAALFLAAGGGLVFGVEKVIEKSFPASPGAELILKSDRGSIRVDTGAPDTVAVRVTLEARGQDKAEKLFREFKLDFQPLAGGLKITGEGPEQAWKFWNWGSDNLNVRYEITVPKEYRVNLSTGGGSIAVSDLDGEVVCDTSGGSIKLGWIDGRVHARTSGGSISVEGGAADMDVETSGGGIRIGDTDGKVRAHTSGGSIRLGACRGPVDADTSGGSITVEEVLGEVSATTSGGSVKATITRQPKGDCRLETSGGSVTVYLAPSVRMGVSGHASGGGVHVNVPFEGDIDDDTIEGKINGGGPKLLLSTSAGSVNVLKYAAESGADAAPKSGTKSKPKAEKN